One genomic window of Citrobacter sp. Marseille-Q6884 includes the following:
- the gsiD gene encoding glutathione ABC transporter permease GsiD: MRFLNWRRQAILNAMPLVKPEQIRTPWHEFWRRFRRQHVAMIAGLFVLALILVAIFARWLTPFDAENYFDYDRLNDGPSMLHWFGVDSLGRDIFSRVLVGAQISLAAGVFAVFIGAAIGTVLGLLAGYYEGWWDRLIMRVCDVLFAFPGILLAIAVVAVLGSGIANVIIAVAVFSIPAFARLVRGNTLVLKQQTFIESARSIGASDTTIIFNHILPGTVSSIVVFFTMRIGTSIISAASLSFLGLGAQPPTPEWGAMLNEARADMVIAPHVAIFPAVAIFLTVLAFNLLGDGLRDALDPKIKG; this comes from the coding sequence ATGCGATTTTTAAACTGGCGCCGACAGGCGATTTTAAATGCGATGCCCCTCGTTAAGCCAGAGCAGATCCGTACGCCGTGGCATGAGTTCTGGCGTCGCTTTCGTCGTCAGCATGTGGCGATGATCGCGGGGTTATTTGTGCTGGCTCTGATTCTGGTGGCGATTTTTGCCCGCTGGCTGACGCCATTTGATGCCGAGAACTACTTTGATTATGACCGCCTCAATGACGGGCCGTCGATGCTGCACTGGTTTGGCGTCGATTCGTTGGGCAGGGATATTTTCAGCCGCGTACTGGTCGGTGCGCAAATCTCGTTAGCGGCGGGGGTTTTTGCCGTCTTTATCGGCGCGGCGATAGGAACGGTTTTGGGCCTGCTGGCCGGCTATTACGAAGGCTGGTGGGATCGGCTGATTATGCGGGTTTGCGATGTGTTATTCGCTTTTCCGGGGATTTTGCTGGCAATTGCGGTGGTCGCGGTGCTGGGAAGCGGCATTGCGAACGTTATTATTGCGGTTGCTGTCTTCTCTATTCCCGCCTTTGCGCGTCTGGTGCGCGGAAATACGCTGGTGCTCAAGCAACAGACGTTTATTGAGTCGGCGCGCAGTATCGGTGCGAGCGATACCACCATCATTTTCAACCATATTCTGCCCGGAACGGTCTCCTCGATTGTGGTCTTTTTTACCATGCGTATCGGGACGTCGATTATTTCTGCGGCGAGTCTGTCATTCCTGGGATTAGGCGCACAACCGCCGACACCGGAGTGGGGAGCAATGCTTAACGAAGCGCGTGCCGATATGGTGATCGCGCCGCACGTAGCGATTTTCCCGGCGGTGGCGATATTTCTGACGGTGCTGGCGTTTAACTTACTGGGGGATGGGCTGCGCGACGCGCTGGATCCGAAGATTAAGGGATAA
- the rimO gene encoding 30S ribosomal protein S12 methylthiotransferase RimO: MAKIGFISLGCPKNLVDSERILTELRTEGYDVVPSYDDADMVIVNTCGFIDSAVQESLEAIGEALNENGKVIVTGCLGAKVDQIREVHPKVLEITGPHSYEQVLEHVHHYVPKPKHNPFQSLVPEQGVKLTPRHYAYLKISEGCNHRCTFCIIPSMRGDLVSRPIGDVLSEAKRLVDAGVKEILVISQDTSAYGVDVKHRTGFHNGEPVKTSMVDLCEQLSKLGIWTRLHYVYPYPHVDDVIPLMAEGKILPYLDIPLQHASPRILKLMKRPGSVDRQLARIKQWREICPELTLRSTFIVGFPGETEEDFQMLLDFLKEARLDRVGCFKYSPVEGATANDLPDQIPEEVKEERWNRFMQLQQQISAERLQEKVGREIMVIVDEVDEEGAIGRSMADAPEIDGAVYLNGETAVKPGDIIRVKVENADEYDLWGSRV; the protein is encoded by the coding sequence ATGGCAAAAATTGGTTTTATATCACTAGGTTGTCCGAAAAACCTCGTCGATTCCGAGCGCATCCTGACTGAACTTCGCACTGAAGGTTATGATGTTGTGCCAAGTTACGACGATGCGGATATGGTTATCGTTAACACCTGCGGCTTTATCGACAGTGCTGTCCAGGAATCCCTGGAAGCGATTGGTGAAGCACTGAACGAAAACGGCAAGGTGATTGTCACCGGTTGTCTGGGCGCGAAAGTCGATCAGATCCGTGAAGTTCACCCAAAGGTACTGGAAATCACCGGACCGCACAGCTACGAGCAGGTTCTGGAACACGTTCACCATTACGTCCCCAAACCGAAGCACAATCCGTTCCAGAGCCTGGTTCCTGAACAGGGTGTTAAACTGACCCCGCGTCACTATGCCTATCTGAAAATATCTGAAGGCTGCAACCACCGCTGCACGTTCTGCATCATTCCGTCCATGCGTGGCGATTTGGTCAGCCGTCCTATTGGCGATGTGCTCAGCGAAGCCAAACGTCTGGTGGATGCCGGTGTAAAAGAGATCCTCGTGATCTCCCAGGACACGTCGGCCTACGGCGTAGATGTGAAGCACCGTACCGGTTTCCATAACGGCGAGCCGGTAAAAACCAGTATGGTTGACCTGTGCGAACAGTTGTCAAAACTGGGGATCTGGACCCGTCTGCACTATGTTTACCCGTATCCACACGTCGATGACGTTATTCCGCTGATGGCGGAAGGTAAAATCCTGCCGTATCTGGACATCCCACTGCAGCATGCCAGCCCGCGCATTCTTAAACTGATGAAGCGCCCGGGCTCCGTGGACAGACAATTAGCGCGCATTAAACAGTGGCGTGAAATCTGCCCTGAGCTGACCCTGCGCTCAACATTTATTGTCGGTTTCCCGGGTGAAACAGAAGAAGATTTCCAGATGCTGCTCGACTTCCTGAAAGAAGCGCGCCTGGATCGCGTCGGCTGCTTTAAGTACAGCCCGGTTGAAGGCGCAACGGCGAATGACCTGCCGGATCAAATCCCGGAAGAGGTGAAAGAAGAGCGCTGGAACCGCTTTATGCAACTGCAGCAGCAGATCTCTGCTGAACGCTTGCAGGAAAAAGTGGGTCGCGAAATCATGGTCATCGTTGATGAAGTTGACGAAGAAGGCGCCATTGGTCGTAGCATGGCAGACGCACCTGAAATCGACGGCGCGGTCTATCTGAACGGCGAAACGGCGGTTAAACCCGGCGATATTATCCGCGTGAAGGTCGAAAACGCAGACGAATACGATCTGTGGGGCTCTCGCGTCTAA
- a CDS encoding glycine cleavage system protein T, whose amino-acid sequence MKDIVLQSKLEMAKTLYSNGVSLYYISLATGLSWRVLMSELNYITRHEIILKKFDARKPKFK is encoded by the coding sequence TTGAAAGATATTGTTTTACAGTCAAAACTTGAAATGGCTAAAACCCTTTATTCAAACGGTGTGAGTTTATATTATATTTCTCTCGCTACAGGTTTAAGTTGGCGTGTTTTAATGTCAGAATTAAATTATATTACCCGCCACGAAATCATCCTGAAAAAGTTTGACGCTCGCAAACCGAAATTTAAATAA